In a genomic window of Oncorhynchus keta strain PuntledgeMale-10-30-2019 chromosome 26, Oket_V2, whole genome shotgun sequence:
- the LOC118359247 gene encoding spindlin-Z-like yields MSKKRGRKRSSGELSDTTVMNPDPNSLLGVRIQHTWREKGNQSKWKGTVLDRLNVNPSLFMVKYDGFDCVYGIELFKDERVSNLQVLTDKLVNNKIKVPHGAEDLVGKAVEHLFEKEDGEKNEWRGMVLSRAPIMTNWYYITYEKDPVLYMYQLWDDYAEGDLRILPEAENKHLLPADRKPGEETESLVGKQVEYVTDKGVKRTGLVIYQVPAKPSVYYIKYDDDFHIHVYDLVKTT; encoded by the exons ATGTCCAAGAAAAGGGGCAG AAAGCGGAGTAGCGGGGAGCTGAGTGACACCACAGTGATGAACCCTGACCCCAACAGTCTCCTGGGAGTGAGAATACAACACACCTGGAGGGAGAAGGGCAACCAGAGCAAATGGAAAGGCACCGTCCTGGACCGTCTCAATGTCAACCCCTCACTATTCATGGTCAAGTACGACGGGTTTGACTGTGTCTACGGCATCGAGCTATTCAAGGACGAAAGGGTGTCTAATCTACAGGTTCTCACAGATAAACTTG TCAACAACAAGATCAAGGTTCCTCACGGGGCAGAGGATTTGGTAGGCAAAGCGGTGGAGCACCTTTTTgagaaggaggatggagagaagaacGAGTGGCGAGGCATGGTCCTCTCCAGGGCTCCCATTATGACTAACTGGTATTACATCACCTATGAGAAGGACCCAGTGCTATACATGTACCAGCTGTGGGACGACTATGCCGAGGGAGATCTCAGGATCTTACCTGAAGCAG AAAATAAGCACTTGCTTCCGGCCGACCGAAAGCCAGGCGAGGAGACTGAGAGTCTTGTGGGTAAGCAGGTGGAGTATGTTACTGACAAAGGTGTGAAGCGAACAGGCCTAGTGATCTACCAAGTCCCTGCCAAGCCCTCTGTATACTACATCAAATACGACGATGACTTTCACATCCATGTCTACGACCTGGTCAAGACCACATAG
- the LOC118359246 gene encoding MICOS complex subunit MIC13-like, with the protein MAAKLLPVLKLATKVTIAGGALYVTYDSGLLGGSAQGSEVLGKAKAAIPPAVDEWVKYFGFELPAFPKMGFSPVEVWNSGVQSSISALSSGPTALGGYTNQGLQYLKDLTK; encoded by the exons ATGGCTGCTAAGCTATTGCCTGTTCTAAA GTTGGCCACTAAGGTGACTATTGCAGGAGGTGCTTTGTATGTTACCTATGATTCTGGACTATTAGGGGGAAGTGCGCAGGGCTCAGAGGTCCTTGGAAAAGCTAAAGCTGCCATTCCCCCTGCAGTGGATGAGTGGGTGAAGTATTTTGGCTTTGAG CTTCCAGCCTTCCCAAAAATGGGATTCTCCCCTGTCGAGGTGTGGAACTCGG GGGTGCAGTCATCCATATCTGCTCTCTCATCGGGTCCTACAGCATTAGGTGGCTACACCAACCAAGGCTTGCAGTACCTGAAAGACCTCACCAAATGA